A section of the Anas platyrhynchos isolate ZD024472 breed Pekin duck chromosome 37, IASCAAS_PekinDuck_T2T, whole genome shotgun sequence genome encodes:
- the LOC140001112 gene encoding uncharacterized protein has translation MDKAPQLSPGERLKARRDDRQEKERAVLSSSSQEKQPELPPFPGTLDIIYQEKVQPWNRKAQQKKEPSLRLPVMPKLPPAITKHLRNQLQKGTVPKTEPRSKSKQEPKTAPKEQVQDQGRAKAEKSGKHQKSKGQKAAKAPPEVRTVPILEALPVTERVKRPKSQKAPGLLETPIVSILSLSSSEGSMIQEPSDNSGRFQRGSSSSQRLPKLRAGRFWSVLPDRPKMEASNCKPSTSGTVTHQGASSEHQLPKLVPRPPTAYRY, from the exons ATGGACAAAGCGCCCCAGCTGTCACCCGGGGAGCGTCTCAAGGCCCGCAGGGAtgacaggcaggagaaggaacgGGCTGTGTTGTCGTCTTCCAGCCAAG AGAAACAGCCTGAACTGCCACCCTTCCCGGGCACCTTGGACATCATTTATCAAGAAAAAGTGCAGCCCTGGAACAGGAAGGCCCAGCAGAAGAAGGAGCCTTCGTTGAG GCTGCCGGTGATGCCCAAGCTGCCTCCTGCCATAACGAAGCATTTGCGCAaccagctgcagaaaggaaCTGTGCCCAAAACAGAGCCCAGGAGCAAATCCAAACAAGAGCCCAAAACAGCACCCAAAGAGCAGGTGCAAGACCAAGGCCGGGCAAAGGCTGAAAAATCTGGAAAACATCAGAAGAGCAAgggccaaaaagcagcaaaagccccTCCTGAAGTCAGGACAGTACCCATCCTGGAAGCCCTGCCTGTGACGGAGCGAGTGAAGCGCCCCAAATCTCAGAAAGCCCCAGGCCTGCTAGAAACACCCATCGTGTCCATACTGTCCCTGTCGAGCTCGGAGGGCAGCATGATTCAGGAGCCCAGCGACAACAGCGGCAGATTCCAGCGAGGGAGCTCCAGCTCCCAAAGACTGCCAAAGTTACGGGCTGGGAGGTTCTGGTCCGTGCTTCCAGACCGCCCAAAGATGGAGGCATCCAATTGCAAGCCCTCTACTTCTGGCACAGTGACACACCAGGGGGCAAGTTCCGAGCATCAACTGCCAAAGCTCGTACCCAGGCCCCCTACGGCCTATAGATATTAG